AGAGCCGTTCACTAGCCCGGATGGCAGCCCTACAGTACTGCATCTCAGCAGCGATCAGTTGATCCGCGAGTTCAGAAGCAGATGACGGGTATCACGTCCAATTAATGCGAAACGGGCTACGAGTACTCTTGCGCGCTGATTGTTTCATTGAGTGGGCGCGCGATATCGTATATGTCGAAGTTCATCGAGGGAACTGACAGTATTCCGTAGCTGTGCGACGTTGAGCGGGCGCTCTTGAACGTATAGAGCGAACCCGGATTGATCGCACACCCGCGATTGACACGCGCATACAGCGGCACATGTGTATGCCCCGTGACCAACACATCAACTTTCAGCGACGCAAGCATCATGTCGAGAAGCGTGTTGGAGATATGATCCCGATACAATCCCCACAGGTTGTTACCGGGTTTGCCGTGGCACATATACACCGTGGTAGAACCGAACTTGCCCCGCCAATCCATTGGGAGCGTTCTCAGATAATCCGCGTTTTCAGCGCTGAGACCGCTGTCCCATTCGTCGTGGTTCCCTTTTACTGTGACGATTCCGAGTTCCCGGATACGCGTCACAACCTGATTTCCGTCGGGACCACGCCCAATGAGATCACCAGCACAAATGACATGCTGGACGCGGTGGTGCTGGTTGAGCCGTTCAAGGGCGGTGTCTAGGGCACGTAAGTCTCCATGGATGTCCGAGATAATCCCAATATCCATCCGATAACCCTGTCCTTCGTCATGCGCTCATTATACCGCAAGGGGGGATGGAACGGCGTAATCAATTTCAGACCACGAGGAAGAAATCAGGTGCTATTCGGTGACTGCGAAAATCTCTCGCGATAATGATCCTGCGGAACCATAAGCACGACGGACTAGTTTCCCCCGTTGTTCCGTTCTTCCACGGACCACAACCGAGCCGTGTTGTCACCACTACCGGTGAGAAGCATCGTGCCTTGTGGGTTGAAGGCCAGAGTCAGGACTGGCTTAGTATGTTCGCTGAGTTCAGCTACAGGGCCAACGTGTCCATGCTGGGCGATCAGGCTCGCGGTGTTCCACAGTCGAACCGTATTGTCGCGCCCTCCGGTCGCCACGAGCAGGCCGGTATGGTGAACCGCCACGCAATCGGCTCCACCTTCGTGTGCCAACACCCGGAAGATCATGTCGCCGCTGCGATTCCAGCCGCGGAGCGTCCCATCTTTACTCACCGTAAACGCTGACTGGCCATTCGCGGGTAGGTCAAAGTCACGTATCCACTCACTCTGCGCGGCGGTCACGACCGGCGCTGATCTTAAATCGGACATGTCACGGCAGAGCAATTCGCCGTCATGCCCGGCACTGAACACACTGCCCATTCGCCATTTAACTGCGTTCACCTCTCCTGAATGCGGATACGGTAGCTGCGTGCGCGTGCCAGAGCGCAGATCCCACGCCCAAACCTCACCTTTTCCGGATCCAGCAACCAGGCGCCTTGCGTCCGGGCTAAACGTTACGCTGTTAAGCGAGTCTGTCACGGCGAATGTATGAACACGGCGCGGCGCGGCATCCACTGCCCAAACTAATGCCTGACCATCCGCGCCCACCGCCGCCAAGAGGTCGTTATCCCGGCCAAATGCAATGTCCTTCACCGGGGCATCATGCCCTTCGATGACGAAAGTTGGAGTAGCGCCAAACGAGCGCACATACAGGCGCACCTGCGTCCCGCCGGCGACCGCGATCGTCTGTCCGTCAGGCGACCAGGCAACGGCTGTAATCCAACCTATCCTGACCTGCGCCACGGGTGACAGTTGTGAAGCATTTTCGGGCGTAAGAGCTTGTCGCATCTTCGTATTCCAGGATCGTGCCGTCTACTTTAGCGCAAAGCGATTGAACCGGGATAGGGGCCACTGGCGGAATGACCTTGTGGGAGTTCACAGCATCGCACGCAAGAACCGCCCCCTGGCGTCTTTGCCCCTGCCCTATTTCTCCGGTCCACCCCTATAATCCCGGATATGCGCATTGGACTGAACGCACACCTTTTGACCAACCAGGCCGGATTCCGAACAGCAGGAATTCATGGCTTTATGCTTAATACAATGCACTGGCTTCCACAGGTCGCTCCGGAGGACTGGCAGTTCACGGCGATGGTTGGCGCGACATGCGACATCGAGCTTCAAGGCTTCGACGTCCGGCGATCGCGTATCGACACGCGCAGTCCGCTGCGCAGGATAATCTGGGAACAGGCTGCGCAGCCCTGGCAGCTGCGTGAATTCGACCTCTATCATGCCCAGGCATTTGTTGC
Above is a window of Candidatus Flexicrinis proximus DNA encoding:
- a CDS encoding YfcE family phosphodiesterase yields the protein MDIGIISDIHGDLRALDTALERLNQHHRVQHVICAGDLIGRGPDGNQVVTRIRELGIVTVKGNHDEWDSGLSAENADYLRTLPMDWRGKFGSTTVYMCHGKPGNNLWGLYRDHISNTLLDMMLASLKVDVLVTGHTHVPLYARVNRGCAINPGSLYTFKSARSTSHSYGILSVPSMNFDIYDIARPLNETISAQEYS
- a CDS encoding WD40 repeat domain-containing protein, coding for MRQALTPENASQLSPVAQVRIGWITAVAWSPDGQTIAVAGGTQVRLYVRSFGATPTFVIEGHDAPVKDIAFGRDNDLLAAVGADGQALVWAVDAAPRRVHTFAVTDSLNSVTFSPDARRLVAGSGKGEVWAWDLRSGTRTQLPYPHSGEVNAVKWRMGSVFSAGHDGELLCRDMSDLRSAPVVTAAQSEWIRDFDLPANGQSAFTVSKDGTLRGWNRSGDMIFRVLAHEGGADCVAVHHTGLLVATGGRDNTVRLWNTASLIAQHGHVGPVAELSEHTKPVLTLAFNPQGTMLLTGSGDNTARLWSVEERNNGGN